Proteins from one Malassezia vespertilionis chromosome 2, complete sequence genomic window:
- the ALG9 gene encoding dextrin dextranase (COG:M; COG:U; BUSCO:EOG09261FM4; TransMembrane:9 (i41-59o65-87i99-123o143-168i180-200o250-271i292-312o324-344i365-384o); CAZy:GT22; EggNog:ENOG503NV47), whose product MDLYNYWEPLHLLATPHALTQHPIPAFETWEYAPQFAIRSWAYIALHALPAALVSHVAAQPYAFYSVRILLAAVSAVGDAMLFRSVATRVNARVARYMLTFLTVSAGMHSASVALLPSSFAMYTTSVATAFAMQQREFGATCAFAFGALLGWPYALVVAIPFVVETLFFCDPRAKFFRRFSRLAFAGVLSGVLCLPIAFIDSLAYGTPTLAALNTVQYNVLSKARGIGPELYGTEPASYYIVNLLLNMNVVLPLALASLPLTFLTAAFAPARFTGDFPGLRTPGKPGKVHTTPAFGAARLLVLRLLPIYIWLGVLTAQAHKEERFMYVIYPLLCFNAAVALYFLRSWLEAGYLHLTRSPYRASRTLLFPACTLIPLLAAALLGFSRSASLVAHYRAPMVVTQALAKHTHAHTPATLCLGKEWHRFPSHFFVPPHVQVQFIPSAFRGILPLHFAVETPHFQNAQLDAASAFWPFSNATRSAVTSVNERNMEEEDRYVPLDMCDLLIDFDTSRLAAAPREPTYSATGAWEKLVCRPFLDADASRDAAQDASLRVRLVATAARTLWLPAWLFAQIPGWEEPLRYGQYCLLKRYDTAA is encoded by the coding sequence CGCACCACAGTTTGCGATCCGTTCATGGGCCTACATTGCCCTGCATGCACTGCCCGCAGCGCTTGTATCACacgttgcggcgcagccgtACGCATTTTACAGCGTGCGCATACTGCTTGCGGCCGTATCTGCCGTAGGAGATGCTATGCTTTTTCGCAGTGTTGCCACTCGTGTGAATGCGCGTGTCGCGCGGTACATGCTCACATTTCTTACCGTATCTGCGGGCATGCATTCGGCTTCCGTTGCGCTCCTTCCCTCGAGTTTTGCCATGTACACCACGAGCGTGGCGACGGCGTTTGCAATGCAGCAGCGTGAATTTGGCGCTACGTGTGCGTTTGCATttggtgcgctgctcggctGGCCGTATGCCCTAGTAGTCGCCATCCCATTTGTCGTGGAAACGCTCTTCTTCTGCGATCCCCGCGCGAAGTTTTTCCGCCGCTTTTCCCGTCTTGCGTTTGCCGGCGTGCtcagcggcgtgctgtgTCTCCCCATTGCGTTTATCGACTCGCTCGCGTATGGCACGCCGACATTGGCTGCACTTAACACGGTGCAGTACAATGTGCTcagcaaagcgcgcggcattggGCCTGAGCTGTACGGAACAGAGCCAGCGTCGTACTATATTGTGAATCTACTGCTGAATATGAATGTGGTGCTCCCTTTGGCCCTTGCGTCATTGCCGCTCACCTTCCTCAccgctgcatttgcgccCGCGCGCTTCACCGGCGACTTTCCCGGCCTGCGCACGCCCGGGAAGCCAGGCAAAGTACATACCACGCCGGCctttggcgcggcgcgtttgcTTGTCTTGCGTCTTCTTCCAATATACATTTGGCTTGGCGTGCTGACTGCCCAGGCACACAAGGAGGAGCGGTTCATGTACGTAATCTATCCCCTATTGTGCTTCAATGCCGCTGTCGCACTCTACTTTTTACGGAGCTGGCTCGAGGCCGGGTACCTGCACCTTACGCGGTCTCCGTACCGCGCTTCACGCACGCTTTTATTCCCCGCATGCACCCTGATTCCCCTgctggccgcggcgctacTGGGCTTTTCAcggagcgcatcgctcgtcgcgcattatcgcgcgccgatggTCGTGACGCAAGCCCTTGCGAAGCACACCCACGCCCACACCCCTGCAACCCTGTGCCTCGGCAAGGAGTGGCATCGGTTTCCCTCCCACTTTTTTGTCCCGCCGCACGTCCAAGTCCAGTTCATTCCCAGCGCCTTTCGCGGGattttgccgctgcactTTGCCGTGGAAACGCCTCACTTCCAAAATGCCCAGCTCGACGCCGCCAGTGCTTTTTGGCCGTTTTCAAACGCGACGCGATCGGCGGTGACGAGCGTGAATGAGCGCAATATGGAAGAAGAGGACCGCTACGTTCCGCTCGACATGTGCGACCTACTCATCGATTTTGACACGTCCCGTctggccgcggcgccgcgcgagccTACGTACAGCGCGACAGGCGCGTGGGAAAAACTCGTGTGCCGCCCTTTCTTGGACGCGGACGCGAGTCGCGATGCGGCACAAGACGCTTCGCTCCGCGTACGTCTCGTGGCGACCGCCGCGCGTACGTTGTGGCTACCAGCGTGGCTTTTCGCACAGATTCCCGGCTGGGAAGAACCGCTTCGGTATGGGCAGTACTGCCTGCTGAAGCGCTACGACACAGCGGCCTAa